The following are from one region of the Silene latifolia isolate original U9 population chromosome 9, ASM4854445v1, whole genome shotgun sequence genome:
- the LOC141602343 gene encoding thioredoxin H5-like produces the protein MSSYYRREMPIQSRAIIQTPACYKFPATQCSEFRRMRAPIGHGTSRYENQSNVGAKFSGHTPNTNRVIAFHSSACWRNYFHASKMSDKLIVIYFTASWCSPCRFMAPVLDEFAAHYTDVEFDKIDIDELFNVSQEFGVQALPAFLFIRRGKEIDRVTGAKREELQRKIEKHRA, from the exons ATGTCAAGCTACTACAGAAGAGAAATGCCAATTCAAAGTAGGGCTATCATTCAAACCCCTGCTTGCTACAAGTTCCCTGCTACCCAATGTTCTGAATTTCGCCGAATGAGGGCGCCTATCGGTCATGGAACGTCTCGTTATGAAAATCAGTCCAATGTTGGTGCTAAGTTTTCGGGTCACACCCCGAACACCAACCGGGTCATTGCCTTTCACTCCTCAGCATGTTGGAGGAATTACTTTCATGCCTCTAAGATGTCTGATAAACTA ATTGTGATATACTTCACAGCTTCATGGTGCTCACCATGCCGATTCATGGCACCAGTCCTTGACGAATTTGCTGCTCATTATACTGATGTCGAGTTTGACAAGATTGATATCGATGAATTATTC AATGTATCACAAGAGTTCGGAGTTCAAGCATTGCCGGCATTCCTGTTCATTAGGAGGGGAAAAGAAATCGACAGGGTTACTGGAGCAAAGCGCGAAGAGCTTCAAAGGAAAATTGAGAAACACCGGGCTTAA
- the LOC141602341 gene encoding thioredoxin H2-like gives MGSNVSSTSCERKEAKARATPRAYRRCNAHRWTDTPPAESEVATDSCNFKNSNEDQSNMTIEIIRPNTNRVISFHSCSSWREYFQASKHSDKLIVIFFSASWCGFCRYMEPIVDDLATEYTDIEFHKNDIDKLFEISREFQVTVMPTFIFIKRGKEVDKVIGTNHQEIRTKIEKHRASLIH, from the exons atgggatcaaatgtgTCTTCTACCTCTTGTGAAAGAAAGGAAGCAAAAGCAAGAGCAACTCCTCGTGCCTACCGCCGCTGTAATGCACACCGGTGGACTGACACGCCTCCAGCGGAAAGCGAGGTGGCTACCGATTCTTGtaattttaagaactcaaatgaaGATCAATCTAATATGACTATTGAAATAATTAGGCCTAATACAAACCGGGTCATCTcttttcactcttgttcttcttgGAGAGAATATTTTCAAGCCTCTAAGCACTCGGATAAACTG ATTGTAATATTCTTCTCGGCATCTTGGTGTGGATTCTGCCGATATATGGAGCCCATTGTCGACGACCTTGCTACCGAGTACACTGACATTGAGTTCCACAAGAACGATATTGATAAGTTATTT GAGATATCACGGGAGTTTCAAGTAACTGTAATGCCTACATTCATATTCATCAAGAGAGGAAAAGAAGTCGATAAGGTTATCGGGACAAACCACCAAGAGATTCGTACCAAGATTGAGAAACATAGGGCTTCATTAATCCATTAA